In Luteibacter mycovicinus, a genomic segment contains:
- a CDS encoding EamA family transporter, translating into MTPRQTSLWLPALAVLGSVTSLCIGTSFAKRLFPLIGAEGTSALRVGFSAIVLVLFWRPWRWPLSRRDAGFVIRYGLTLGVMNLLFYLALRTIPFGIAVAIEFSGPLAVAMLASRRAIDFVWLAFAVIGLGMLLPLAGQHTVDPTGVALALGAAVCWALYIVFGKQAGHLHAGHSVSLGLVAASLVVVPYGVAHAGSTLPHPAILLAGLGVAIVSSAIPMSLEMMALKRLPSETFGIMVSLEPAVASLWAMLLLGELLTVSQWSAIGFIVVASIGSTVTAKRGVVSSPEVVG; encoded by the coding sequence ATGACTCCCCGCCAAACCTCTCTCTGGCTGCCGGCCCTGGCCGTGCTCGGCTCGGTGACCTCGTTGTGCATCGGCACGTCGTTCGCGAAACGATTGTTTCCTCTCATCGGCGCGGAGGGCACGTCGGCGCTCCGCGTGGGTTTTTCCGCGATCGTTCTCGTGCTGTTCTGGCGGCCCTGGCGCTGGCCGCTCAGTCGGCGTGACGCCGGCTTCGTGATCCGCTACGGGTTGACGCTGGGCGTCATGAATCTGCTTTTCTATCTGGCGCTACGAACCATTCCGTTCGGTATCGCCGTTGCCATCGAGTTCAGCGGGCCCCTGGCCGTGGCGATGCTCGCTTCGCGAAGGGCGATCGACTTCGTCTGGCTCGCCTTCGCCGTCATTGGGCTGGGCATGCTGTTACCGCTGGCCGGTCAGCATACGGTCGATCCCACGGGCGTAGCGCTCGCGCTCGGTGCGGCCGTTTGCTGGGCGCTCTATATCGTTTTCGGTAAGCAGGCCGGCCATTTGCATGCGGGTCATTCGGTCTCGCTGGGTCTGGTGGCGGCCAGTCTGGTCGTGGTGCCTTACGGTGTCGCCCACGCGGGGTCCACCCTGCCGCACCCCGCGATTCTGCTGGCGGGACTGGGTGTGGCCATCGTATCGAGCGCGATCCCGATGTCGCTGGAGATGATGGCTCTGAAGCGCCTGCCGAGTGAAACGTTCGGCATCATGGTCAGCCTTGAGCCAGCGGTAGCTTCGCTATGGGCCATGTTGCTGCTCGGCGAACTGCTTACCGTTTCGCAGTGGAGCGCGATCGGCTTTATCGTCGTGGCCTCCATAGGAAGCACGGTAACGGCAAAGCGCGGCGTTGTTTCATCGCCTGAGGTAGTCGGCTGA